The following is a genomic window from Methanoplanus sp. FWC-SCC4.
GAGGACTGTGAATATATCTGCAAAGTGATCAACGGGGCAGATTAGATGAGCGGCAAAATTGAAAAATTACTTGAAGAGAGAGGGAAAATCCGTAAAATCGGAGTTATCGGCATGGGATATGTGGGAATCCCTGCAGCCGTTCTTTTTGCCGATGCACCTGAATTTGAATATGTGTATGGCTTTCAGAGGGACTCCGGATCATCTGGATATAAAATAGATATGCTGAATTCAGGCAGTTCACCCCTTAAAGGCGAGGAGCCCGGACTTGAGGAGCTGATAAGTAAGGTTGTCGGTCAGAAAAAATTTGAATGCACTTCGGATTTTTCAAAGATTTCGGAATGTGATGCCGTAACACTGGCTATTCAGACACCTTTTAAGAATCCAAAAGATCTGATTCCTGATTTTACACCTCTTTTTGAGGGTATCAGAAATGTAGGGAAGTACCTAAGGCCTGGAATGCTTGTGGTCCTTGAGTCAACTATTACCCCGGGAACAACAGCAGGTGTTGCAAGAGAAATACTTGAGAAAGAGTCGGGTCTTGTTGCCGGTCGCGACTTCTGCCTTGCACATGCGCCTGAGAGGGTAATGGTTGGCAGGCTTTTGAAAAACATAAGGGAGCATGACAGGATTGTGGGCGGAATTGATGAGATAAGCACAAAACGTGCTGTTGAGCTCTATGAACCGGTGTTGACCAGAGGAAAGGTAATCCCTATGACATCAACAGCTGCTGAGGTTACAAAAACCGCCGAGAATACTTTTAGGGACCTGCAGATTGCAGCCGTGAACCAGCTTGCCCTTTACTGTGAGGCGATGGGGGTTAATGTCTATGATGTCAGGAAAGGTGTTGATTCGCTTAAAGGGGAGGGCATCACAAGAGCTATTTTGTGGCCCGGTGCCGGTGTGGGCGGTCATTGTCTTACAAAGGACACATAT
Proteins encoded in this region:
- a CDS encoding nucleotide sugar dehydrogenase, whose protein sequence is MSGKIEKLLEERGKIRKIGVIGMGYVGIPAAVLFADAPEFEYVYGFQRDSGSSGYKIDMLNSGSSPLKGEEPGLEELISKVVGQKKFECTSDFSKISECDAVTLAIQTPFKNPKDLIPDFTPLFEGIRNVGKYLRPGMLVVLESTITPGTTAGVAREILEKESGLVAGRDFCLAHAPERVMVGRLLKNIREHDRIVGGIDEISTKRAVELYEPVLTRGKVIPMTSTAAEVTKTAENTFRDLQIAAVNQLALYCEAMGVNVYDVRKGVDSLKGEGITRAILWPGAGVGGHCLTKDTYHLERGVQVMDRDSLDYPAGRESLFVLARGINDFMPQHMLNLTKDALLGAGKSLSGANIALLGWAFINDSDDARNGPSEVFRDLCIKEGADVRVHDPWVLDYPGVSISQDINEVLKNSDAVVIFTGHREYFDLNPDFVRDLCGAEVPVVVDGRNVIDPDLWIEKGFLYKGIGRGDKNQGFCLD